Proteins encoded in a region of the Ptychodera flava strain L36383 chromosome 4, AS_Pfla_20210202, whole genome shotgun sequence genome:
- the LOC139130681 gene encoding carbohydrate sulfotransferase 1-like, whose protein sequence is MLCRMRPIPLIFCLLSLTVAVIIVIITPTLKSAASPMLYPFRWIDSHNVYLHRFNNYPAQTLLRYRHGFGPKMQMLPAGMFREDDRGWGDVSDDIQTVNWTDFHESDGNTTVKVIILARMRTGSSFLGQLFNQHPDFFYLFEPFLVLNRMVQNSVLPKQHFTSETIKLLGKLLHCDTSESFVQYLKNEKWMGVHQSKSLPENFNRTQFTKQCKERPHFALKTIRIENIRDLWPYLKNKSENVKIIQLVRDPRGMVHSRIKLKYVNAKRVYGVSRRIMDSQLVHITKDVCQWMVRNAEEAAKGPPWLRQKYKLVRYEDVATNPYKMAKEIYDFLGVRGHLKISEWLDHNTRADPAMKDQSKYLFQTKRNSRATSQAWRHYLTPNTVRGIESLCGKQAFTMFGYKTLVEPTSLANKSFSFVDDRLPIAESITQDDHL, encoded by the coding sequence ATGCTGTGCCGCATGCGACCGATTCCTCTAATTTTTTGCCTGCTTTCACTGACTGTAGCGGTGATCATTGTCATCATAACCCCAACATTAAAATCTGCCGCTTCTCCTATGCTATATCCGTTTCGATGGATAGATTCACACAATGTTTACCTCCATCGTTTTAATAATTATCCAGCTCAGACTCTGCTTCGATACCGCCACGGTTTCGGtccaaaaatgcaaatgttgCCGGCTGGAATGTTCCGGGAGGATGATAGAGGCTGGGGCGACGTAAGCGATGACATTCAAACCGTAAATTGGACAGATTTCCACGAAAGTGATGGAAACACGACAGTGAAAGTTATCATATTAGCTAGAATGCGAACAGGGTCATCATTTCTGGGTCAACTATTCAATCAACATCCTGATTTCTTTTATCTATTTGAACCATTCTTGGTGCTTAATCGTATGGTACAAAACAGTGTTCTAccaaaacaacattttacatCAGAGACCATAAAACTGTTGGGAAAACTTTTACATTGTGACACTTCAGAGTCCTTcgtacaatatttaaaaaatgaaaagtgGATGGGAGTGCATCAATCCAAATCCCTTCCAGAAAATTTTAACAGAACACAATTCACAAAGCAATGCAAGGAGAGACCACATTTTGCACTGAAAACAATCCGAATCGAAAACATTCGCGATCTATGGCCGtacttgaaaaacaaatctgAAAACGTAAAGATTATACAGCTTGTGAGAGATCCACGTGGTATGGTTCACTCCCGCATTAAACTTAAATATGTCAACGCAAAGCGAGTATATGGCGTCAGTCGTCGTATAATGGACTCTCAGCTCGTACACATTACAAAAGATGTCTGCCAATGGATGGTGAGAAATGCTGAAGAAGCGGCCAAAGGACCACCGTGGTTGCGCCAAAAATACAAGTTGGTTCGCTATGAAGATGTTGCTACAAATCCATATAAAATGGCAAAAGAGATATATGATTTTCTTGGCGTTCGGGGACACCTTAAGATATCGGAGTGGCTCGATCATAACACCAGAGCAGATCCGGCCATGAAAGACCAAAGCAAATACCTCTTTCAAACAAAAAGAAACTCAAGAGCTACATCACAAGCATGGCGCCACTATCTTACTCCTAACACAGTCAGAGGGATAGAAAGTCTGTGTGGCAAACAAGCTTTTACGATGTTTGGGTATAAAACACTCGTTGAGCCCACGAGTCTGGCAAATAAAAGTTTTTCGTTCGTTGATGACAGACTTCCTATAGCGGAATCAATAACACAAGATGATCATCTTTGA